A stretch of Usitatibacter palustris DNA encodes these proteins:
- the glnK gene encoding P-II family nitrogen regulator has translation MKLVTAVIKPFKLDEVREALSAIGVQGITVTEVKGFGRQKGHTELYRGAEYVVDFLPKVKVEAAIKSEMLDQVIEAIEKSANTGKIGDGKIFVTELEQVIRIRTGETGADAL, from the coding sequence ATGAAACTCGTCACGGCCGTCATCAAGCCGTTCAAGCTCGACGAGGTGCGCGAAGCGCTCTCGGCCATCGGAGTGCAGGGCATCACCGTCACCGAGGTAAAGGGGTTCGGAAGGCAGAAGGGCCACACGGAGCTGTATCGCGGCGCCGAGTACGTGGTCGACTTCCTTCCGAAGGTGAAGGTGGAGGCGGCGATCAAGAGCGAAATGCTCGACCAGGTGATCGAAGCCATCGAGAAATCGGCCAACACCGGGAAGATCGGCGACGGAAAGATCTTCGTCACCGAACTCGAGCAGGTGATCCGGATCCGCACCGGTGAAACCGGCGCAGACGCACTCTGA
- a CDS encoding TorF family putative porin, giving the protein MRKLPAALLLAGFAALPQLALAQAAPAAPAEPTSPHSFTGKAALYSEYEYRGISQTSEKPAIQGTLDYAHSSGFYIGTFLTNIKWLEDAAEAGGFSTDANLEWDIYAGYKFEIAKDITLDVGYLRYEYPSSGAFNPKPNTDEVYIGLSSGPFSVKYSYAFSDTFGVPNSEGSDFIEINLAYPLADKLTLTGHLGHQKYKNNRPLDYTVYKLGLVYDFGSGFNIGAYYKGTDADSNLYTYKGKNWGKDRLVAFVSYAF; this is encoded by the coding sequence ATGCGCAAGCTTCCCGCCGCACTCCTCCTGGCCGGTTTTGCCGCGCTGCCCCAGCTGGCCCTGGCGCAGGCCGCACCCGCCGCTCCTGCCGAGCCCACCAGCCCGCACTCCTTCACGGGCAAGGCCGCGCTCTACAGCGAGTACGAATACCGCGGTATCTCGCAGACGTCGGAGAAGCCCGCCATCCAGGGCACCCTCGACTACGCGCATTCGAGCGGCTTCTACATCGGCACGTTCCTCACCAACATCAAGTGGCTCGAGGACGCGGCCGAAGCCGGTGGCTTCTCCACCGATGCCAACCTCGAGTGGGATATCTACGCCGGCTACAAGTTCGAGATCGCCAAGGACATCACGCTCGACGTCGGCTACCTGCGCTACGAATACCCGAGCTCGGGCGCGTTCAACCCGAAGCCCAACACGGACGAGGTCTACATCGGCCTCTCGTCGGGCCCGTTCAGCGTCAAGTACTCGTACGCGTTCAGCGACACCTTCGGTGTGCCGAACAGCGAAGGCTCGGACTTCATCGAGATCAACCTCGCCTATCCCCTCGCCGACAAGCTCACGCTCACCGGACACCTCGGCCACCAGAAGTACAAGAACAACCGTCCGCTCGACTACACCGTCTACAAGCTCGGCCTCGTGTACGACTTCGGCAGCGGCTTCAACATCGGCGCGTACTACAAGGGCACCGACGCGGACAGCAACCTCTATACGTACAAGGGCAAGAACTGGGGCAAGGATCGCCTCGTTGCCTTCGTTTCCTACGCGTTCTGA
- a CDS encoding accessory factor UbiK family protein: MNDKIVAELSAKLAALAAANPAKDIEKNVRGLLSGAFEKLDLVSREEYEVQTLVLAKAREKLAHLEARLAELEARLPTR; this comes from the coding sequence ATGAACGACAAGATCGTTGCGGAACTGAGCGCCAAGCTCGCGGCCCTGGCGGCGGCGAATCCGGCGAAGGACATCGAGAAAAACGTGCGCGGACTGCTCTCGGGCGCGTTCGAGAAGCTCGACCTCGTGAGCCGCGAGGAATACGAAGTGCAGACGCTGGTACTCGCGAAGGCGCGCGAGAAGCTCGCGCATCTGGAGGCTCGCCTCGCCGAGCTCGAAGCGCGCCTCCCGACCCGCTAG